One genomic window of Desmospora activa DSM 45169 includes the following:
- the nikC gene encoding nickel transporter permease, whose product MELVLAKKRQPSKKHWKKAALLTVLAFLLAVVIYTFLILKHDPTLVDMAAKMEPMSWEHPLGTDHLGRDVLTRLLLGGQLTVGYSFLALVLAVVIGVPFGVFAGYKGGLIDRTFMRIGDTFLAFPDTIVAIVLSGLLGPGIGNLLLAIVAVKWVGYARLVRSTVINECQKDYITIAKINGLGSGGIMRKHLFPHIIGNVLVLASLDLGKIILLISSLSYIGLGAQPPVPEWGAMLNDARPYFRANPSLLVYPGLAIVMVVFISNIIGDSLRDRFDVKKEIQP is encoded by the coding sequence ATGGAGCTCGTCTTAGCAAAAAAACGGCAGCCAAGCAAGAAACACTGGAAAAAGGCAGCTTTACTTACGGTGCTTGCTTTTCTGCTGGCAGTTGTGATTTACACCTTCCTTATACTGAAGCATGATCCCACACTGGTCGATATGGCTGCCAAAATGGAACCCATGAGCTGGGAACACCCATTGGGTACGGATCATCTGGGGCGGGATGTGTTGACACGGCTGTTGCTCGGCGGGCAACTAACGGTGGGTTACAGTTTTCTGGCGCTGGTGCTCGCCGTTGTTATCGGTGTTCCCTTTGGGGTGTTTGCCGGGTATAAAGGGGGCTTGATCGATCGTACATTTATGCGCATCGGCGATACGTTTTTAGCGTTTCCCGATACGATTGTGGCCATTGTGCTGAGTGGTCTCTTAGGGCCAGGCATCGGCAATCTGTTGCTGGCGATTGTGGCGGTAAAATGGGTCGGCTATGCCAGGCTCGTACGTAGCACCGTGATCAACGAGTGTCAAAAAGACTACATCACTATCGCTAAAATTAACGGTCTCGGTTCCGGCGGGATTATGAGGAAGCATTTGTTTCCCCATATCATCGGGAATGTGTTGGTCCTTGCCAGCCTTGATCTCGGGAAGATTATTTTGCTGATCTCTTCCCTCTCCTATATTGGGTTGGGGGCACAGCCGCCTGTACCGGAGTGGGGAGCGATGCTTAATGACGCTCGCCCCTATTTTCGTGCCAATCCGTCCTTGTTGGTGTATCCGGGATTGGCGATTGTGATGGTTGTTTTTATCTCAAATATAATCGGAGATTCCTTACGTGATCGATTTGATGTGAAAAAGGAGATACAACCGTGA